TTCTtctttaaaaaagaaagaaagcttGCCTTGGTTAAATTCTTGCCGCGCATCTTTGATTTTTCTTCCAAATTGATTGTGCAAATTTCCTCAGGATACTTGCTTCATCTGTCACACTCTTCAGCTTATTATGCATAGTTGATGACAGAACACTCTTGTTCAACATTTAAGAGAGTGGAATCTTTGTACTATATTGTACGGTTGAAAACTCTAAACATGGTGATTGATGACCCTAAGCTACAAGTGATATTTGTCAGTACTCTGGAAGGGTGAAATGGCTGTTGTATCGTGTTTATTTTTCAGGTTGATTTACTGAAGAACAGCATACCTGACCCATCTTTGTTGACCTCATCATCTAcgcaagaaaaggaaaacaaaaatgataaCCAATCAGGCAGTGAAGAGTTCATGGCTGATGTCTGCTTTGTGCATGCTAGGTGAGCATAAAACTCTTCCTTGGAAAGTTTTTCCCCTGTCATCAGATGCtcattgtttttatttttgtgagcAAATAGATCTTTTGCATTTCCTATTTTGGTAAAACATGTGCATTGCTGCGGTATGAGCACATACCATACCATTTTGACACTTAATTTGGTTACCTACTCGTTTACTCGTAGTAATTTGACTGGTGTCGTTTTCTAATTAAACAGATTACGGGAACATGACTTTTCTCGTTCAAAGCTCATGTTTCTAAGGAAGATTCTTGGAGAACACTTTGAGCCGTCCTCGTTGAGCATTGGTAGCACTAGCACAACACCTGCAGATACTGATTCCTCAGTGCCTTCAAGCATGACAGTTGACGAGTTGAGCTCCAGTCAACAGGACGTGTTTCTTCTTCCGTTAAGAGCACATGATAACTCAACGAAGTTTGAGTATGGGACATACTCATCCATGTTAGGGATGCTTCGTGATCAGGTATGTTTGCTACTCTTCCATTTGGTCCTAATCTCTAGGCAAGTTGAACTTTAACGAACTTAGTATTTCGCATGCTAGAAAGGAGAATAAAAATAAACTGACCTGCAATTCTTACAAATTCTTTGCACGTCACAAAAAAGGATCCCGTTGCATATCTGTAAGAACTGAAAGATAAATCCAgctatagaaaaaaaaagtgtggtCAAACCCTGAATGCAACAAACATTCTAATGTTACTGTTGCCCTAATTCAACGTAAAATTTCCCCAACAAAATATCTATGCAAAGTGGCAGAAGCAATTCTTAAAACATTATATTCCATCCTTCTCTTCCATATTCTGGAAAGCCATAGGAACCTTACTTGCTTACACCCGAACTTGTTGAATCGATTTGAGAACAAGAAATTACATCTAGATTATTTCTTACACTAGAGCCGTGAAGCCATGAACacgaaaaaagaaattaattaattgtcaGACATGGCAATTGTTGTCTACAGCTTCTGTTATGTTTTCGACCCTGATAAGCCAGTCCGTTGCCATGTGTTTCTGTCTCTGCAGGTCTTGTCAAGGCCACCAAGGCCATTCTCAAAGAATCTCTCAGAGCGCGATTGGTTGAGAAGCTCGGCGAAGATATGGGACATGGTGAAGAAATCTCCTGTCATCTCGGAATACTGCAAGGCGCTCCAGAGCTCAGGACTGTTCAGAAAGTAGACATGTATCTGTTTGTAACTCTGTATGCCGTCGATTCAGACTGACCTGAAACACAATGGTCGCTGTTAGATCAGAAGATGAATTCGATCCATGTTGACTTTGAGTTTTGTCTAGTTTCGGAGTCTAAAAGCTGAAAAGACTATGTGAGAAAGGAAGTCCAATCTTAGGCGCTGTCCGTTTTGTTTTTCCATACAAAGAGTTGGATAGGGATGTGTTGTTGTAAGCTCTGAGTCAGCGACAGGGCCTACCCATCTACGAAACTGAATGTTGAAATCTGAGCAGGACAAGAGGAGCTTCCGTGCTGACCGTGCACGCCGCATGGTTGTTCTGCTCACCAAACTTTTCTGCTTTACTCtctttggtaccaaagaaaTCTGCTGTCATCAGTACTTATCATTATTGCTTGACCtgccttccaaaaaaaataaaattgcttGACCTGCAAACTCGCCTAAAACACGGTTGTTAGCAGATTCAGTTAAGAAATCACGGCAAAagaaatacttcctccgtcccaaaataacttACGTgaattttgggacggagggagtatataatctTGGTGAAATCTGAGAAACAGGACAGTAAACATGGTGAAACAGAGTCAACCCTGAGAAATTGAGCAGCAACGGCTTCTCTCTGTCGCCATCTTCCTCGTTTATTCGCCTCTCTTGACAGAGAAAGGGAAGAgtgagtgtgtgtgtgtttgtatgagagagagagagagggagagggcaGTAGAGCGACATGGCCGGCTCTGATCTCGTTCCTCCAGGTCAGTAAGCTTCTCCTTgtccgtcttcttcttcccctctcttTCAGCCTCTCGGCACAGCCGATCCAGCCATGAAAACAAAGAGTTGAGCTGCTAATTCCGCCGTGTTGAAGAATTGAAATTTGGGGATTTTGCAGGACTGGCGATCGTGATCATGGGAGTCAGCGGCTGCGGCAAATCGTAAGATCAAATTCTATTCCCTCTGGATCTCTGATTACTTTGTGAAGAACAACGGGGTTTACTGCTTCAAAGGAACAGCAGCTGCGTTCTGCCTGACAACCTAAACTCTCTTGTCTTCATATGAGAGATTAAGTAAGTGGTAATTCTTATGAATTAACCGTTTCGATGTGAATTTGGAATCGCAGGACCGTCGCGGCGATGCTCGCCCAAGCCCTTGGCTGCAGCTTCGTCGAGGCAGACGATTATCACTCGCAAGCAAACaaaggttttaaaaaaaacgaaTTATATCTTTCTGTAGAGATTTGCTCTTTCTGAAGTTTCTGAACTTCCCTGTCCATGGtaaaaaaacacagcaaaGATGAGCAAAGGTGTGCCGCTGACCGACACCGACCGGCTCCCGTGGCTGGAGTCGCTCAGTGGCGCCATCAGGGAGCGGCTGGactgcggcggcgaggacgtcgcGGTCAGCTGCTCTGCGCTGCGGCATGAATACAGGGAGATACTCCGGGAAGGGGACCGCGGCTACAAGGCAGGGTCAGGGAGCTATGCGGCCTGCAGGGTGAAGTTTGTGTGCCTGAAGGCGTCGGCGGAGGTGATCGCCGAGAGGGTGAGCAGGAGGGCGGAGGAAGGGGGCCACTTCATGCCGGCGAGCCTTCTTAGGAGCCAGCTCGAGCTGCTGCAGATCGACGAGGCCGAGGGGATCACCGAGGTCGACTCGACGGTGAGCCCCGATGAGATCGTGCGTGCCACCATTGCAAGGTTCAGGGAGGAGCTCGCGTCGACGGTGAAGTTAAACCCAGAGGAATTGTCAGCTGCTTCTTGTTTCTGAATCCAGTTTCATCCATGCACACTGGACAGGCAGCTAGCCTGACATTGACATTGACATTCAGTTCACATCAATGATTTTATCTATCATGTACAACCATGAGGCTTTCAGACAAGCAAGATAATCAACTTCAACATTACCCAGTTCATTTGAAATCAAAGATCCATGGTGATGAAACAGGCATGCCGCACCCGATAAAGAAAAGgccatcaaaagaaaaatcctcAGCCTAGCTAATAGCATGGTAACAGCTATTGTTCTAACCTCCAAGCCTATACAGACCAAACACGGGAGCATAATAAGATAACACATGAGAGTGGCCCTCAGAACGACTTAGATAGGTGAACTCCTGATCATGGGAACTGCTGCCGGTTGTAGGTGTCCTCATGGACGAACACTGGCTCGCTGCTCTGCGGCGGGATCACAGGTTGGCCCATGGCGATGCCTTGGTTTGGCTGAGGTCCCCAGCTTGGGGGGCTTTTCGATGATGTCAGGGCAACATAGTAAACTATCGCCAGAGCCACGCTGGCAAGGGAAAGCACCGCTCCTCCTGAGAAGACCCCTGGCTTGACGACATAGCAGAAGCTGCCGAAGTACATGTTCTCCTCGCCTCTTTGGTCGTTCAGTGCGGCTCCAGTCAGCAGGAGAAGGAACGCGATTATAAAAGTGACCCTGCAAAATGTAACAATCCCCAGGAAGTTAGGACAAAAAGTTGCTAAGTCTTCACAACTAGCAACAAAGAAGATTTTTGCACAATGATTAGATGAAGCAGTCAAGGATCCATTTTTTAAGCAAGCAGCAGAATTCTGCACAGATGAATGCTACCTAAAATATATCAAAGATCAATAGGATAGCAATGTTCTGAAGAGAAGGAATAATGGTTCACGATGTTACTTGTACTAGAGATCTATCCAAGAAGTTAATTCTATCATATCATCATATGGACCACTCGCGTGTGATCCTTCCCAAAAACAGTGAGCATCAGCCAAAGACCAATTAAttgtcacaactcacaaggaTCCATACGATAGCGAAATGTtctgaagaaaaggaagaatggCTCATGATGTTACTTGTACTAGAGATATATGCAAAAAGTTAATTCTATTGTCTCATCATATGGACCACTCGCGTGTGATCCTTCCAAAAAACAGTGAGCATCAACCAAAGACCAATGTGCACAGAACATAACCGCAAATCAAGAATAGTAAAATGACAGTCAATAACTCAAGATGAAATATCCGAGATTCTTTCAAGTTTTATTACCGTCTCAACAAATTTGTAAGGCCTATAATAATTGTTAATCTGAACTTACTACAACATGATGATGAATTATTCAAAATATGGGAAACAGAGTAAACAGATTAGAAAACTCTTGGGGAGAATATTACCAAGATACGATGAACGAGATCAGAGCTACACTCCAATTTGTGTCCGAGGGAACCGGATGCCTCTTACAACAGATGCAACCA
This is a stretch of genomic DNA from Brachypodium distachyon strain Bd21 chromosome 1, Brachypodium_distachyon_v3.0, whole genome shotgun sequence. It encodes these proteins:
- the LOC100840455 gene encoding gluconokinase encodes the protein MAGSDLVPPGLAIVIMGVSGCGKSTVAAMLAQALGCSFVEADDYHSQANKAKMSKGVPLTDTDRLPWLESLSGAIRERLDCGGEDVAVSCSALRHEYREILREGDRGYKAGSGSYAACRVKFVCLKASAEVIAERVSRRAEEGGHFMPASLLRSQLELLQIDEAEGITEVDSTVSPDEIVRATIARFREELASTVKLNPEELSAASCF
- the LOC100840758 gene encoding uncharacterized protein LOC100840758, producing the protein MERKVVVVCAVVGFLGVLSAALGFAAEGTRVKVSDVQTNSPGECIYPRSPALGLGLISAVTLVVAQCIINTVAGCICCKRHPVPSDTNWSVALISFIVSWVTFIIAFLLLLTGAALNDQRGEENMYFGSFCYVVKPGVFSGGAVLSLASVALAIVYYVALTSSKSPPSWGPQPNQGIAMGQPVIPPQSSEPVFVHEDTYNRQQFP